The genomic interval AAAGCCAAGCGTTTACCAAATTTCACACCACACGACTTGTATCGGTACGTTGTGGGAGGTGTGTCTCCCTACACCGGAGAAGAGATAAAGGCATACAAAAGCCTGGATGCCTACCAGTTTTCTGTGGCTGGTCATGTGACAGCAGCTCGGTACTGTCACATTGGTGATAATTTCATCGTGATGGCTCAGGTAAGATATTGGTTAAACTAGGCTACACCTTGTTCATCAGTTTGTTTACACGCGTAGGCTTACCGATTATAGGACAATATTGGATTGGAAACGAGCGGACACCGACTGCCTTAAGTTGCCTTAAGTTGTGTCCTCCTACCTTAGAGATGTGTCTCTGTCCTGGCAGACTTTGGGCTACCTCCAACAATGTTTTCCCGGTGTAATGTGCGGGTGCGAAACGACGGCCTTCTCGGAGGATGTTAAAATGTACGATATCCCACGGTGGCCATAGCAATCATCACACTATGGTTGTTTGTTTCTTTGGCTTCGTATTGTTTTTCTTCAGTCTTCTTTTACATGCAAGCAACAACCTAACATCATAGGCTGTAGCCACTTGCTCGATCCGACTTCTTCCCTGTGCTAATGCATGTGTTCCCATAAATGTATCATTATAATTGGTAGGGGGCTCCCTCTAGAGGCGTTGGTTAACCATAGCCTAGAACTAAACGTTAAAAACGaaccataggcctacttttctgaAACCTCGAGGTGCTGTATCTAGAGACTATAATTTACAAAAATACTCCCCTGgtagtggtaggcctacacaaataggcctattttCTGCCTTTACATTACACATGGATCCTACCTTTTGGGAGTTGGTCAATATGCCTTTTTTTATCATGCTTCAAACATTAATGCtatgattaggcctattattattattattattatcatcatcatcatcatcattgatgTTGTTTTTAATTCTAGGTTCATCATAGTCAAGCTCTCACTGCACCAAAAGTAAAGCCATGGGTTGTGGTGGACAGAGATGGCACAGTTGTTTGTGGCCACTGCACCTGCAAAGCGGGCCTTGGTGAGGTGTGCTCCCATGTTACTGCATTGCTCTACACCTTGGACTCAGCGGTTAAACTTCTAGAAACTAGGAGCTGTACAGATGGACCGAGGCAATGGGGACTCCCGTCTGCAGTAAAACTTGGCAAGGATCTCTTCGCTGAGGGGTCTAGCATTGATTTTTCTGTTCCAGACAAACGATCAGGCCTATCTGAACAGCAGCCCAGACAACATAGCAGTGCAGGCAAAGGAAAGCTAAGCCTGTCCCCCGAGGCTACTGAACAGTTTTACAGAGACTTAAACAATGCAACATCCGACCCAAAGGAGAAGAGTGGTCTCCTGAGAATCCTGCCAAATTATTGCTACCAGTTCCAGCCCAGGGTGGTGTCTCTAGGCCTGCCACCACCTCTTACTGAGCTGTTCAATGCTCAGTACCGAGAGTTGTCGGACGCAGAGCTTGCACAAAAGTGTGATGCTGCCTTTGATGACATCAAAGTCACACAagaacaggtaggcctactctacttgtTACTTGTAATCTCATATCATCACGGTTTGTATCCATGAATATATCATGTTACtcatttaattttttattttgtatgtTGCAGGCAGTAACAATTGAGGCAGAGACAAGGAGCCAGGGACAGTCAAGGCTTTGGCATGACTTGAGGGCTGGAAGAGTTACGGCTTCCAGATTCAAAGCTGCTGCTAGGACAGACCCTTTAAATCCATCAAAGTCTCTAATCAGGCAGATTTGCCACCCACACTTAAGCAAGTTTTCAACCACTGCGACAAGGTAAGTAACATGAAAGAAATATGTCTTTTTATAAAGGTAGCAAAACAGGTTAAACAGTAATGTCTTTGGGGTGGGTGGTATTTGCTGTTGGCAAGTGGTTTAAAAAAGGAATTAATACTACAAATTGAAATTCAGAGCAATAATTGTACTGTATGGCAAAATACAATACATGGCTAAAATTAAATAATGTGTTTCCTTTTCTAACCAGATGGGGTTGCCAACATGAAGAGGCTGCCAGACAAACTTATTTTGCCTGGGCTTCACAGCAACACCAGGGCCTGACAATTAGGGATGCTGGTCTTCATATCCACCCCAACTATCCCTACATTGGTGCTTCACCAGATGCACTTATCAACTGCACCTGCTGTGGAGGGGGAGTACTCGAAGTGAAATGCCCACATTGTGCCAAGGACACAGGGGTCCTGGGAGTAGATACCAAACATTTCGGTCTAATCCAGACTGACAATGGAACCTCACTAGACACCAGACACCAGTATTACTTTCAGGTGCAAACTCAGCTCTTTGTCACAGGACAACAGTTCTGTGACTTTGTCGTCTGGTCTCCCACAAATTTTTTCATACAGAGAATACTACCAGATCCAAACTTCATGTCAGAAATAATCCCAAAGGTGAAGGCATTCTTTAAATTAGGAATTTTGCCAGAATTGCTGGCAAAGAAATACACATGGCAATGTGACGACAAGGAGGAGTAGTGGAAAGAATATTTATTATATGCATGTACTTCTGATAACTTCTTGATACAAATTACAATTGTTTttgaagaattaaaaaaaatctttgaaaaaTTGAATTAACTGATTTCTGCATTTATTTAACTATTCAATTGGTACCACTGAGGGGCAGAGGTTTGTAAGAGCACATGCCACTCTGACAATTTTATCTAGTGTGGTGTACCCATCTTCATCATGAATTTGGAGCAGTGTAATCGGCACAGGCCCTTGAAGCATCCTGTATTTGCATCTTGCCAGTCCAATAACCCTTTCCACATGTATGCGAACTGATGCTACCCTCCTGCTGTCTTCTACGTCAATGGCACTTAACTGTTTTTTCCCACGTGTAAATGCAGGTGTTATAACCCTGGCACAGTACAGTCCAACCTGTTCATTGATAGGAAATCCTCTGTCAGCCAGAATCAGGTCGTCAGGAAGCAGATGGTCCAAGAACCCACTGTTGGCAGTGATGTGAGGGTCTGGTGTTCGGCCACCCCAGCCCTTTGAAATGAAGGAGATCACTCCTTGTGGTGTTATTCCTATGAGATACTTCATGGTGTTGTGTGACTTGTATTGCGAAAATGTCTTCGCTCTGGCTTGAAAGTCTTTCGATTTTTCAATGAATATTTCAAAGCAGTCAATAATGGCCATGCAGTTGCCAAACTCCTTCCTGAAGCACATGGGTAGTGAGACCTGCACTTCCTCTCGTTCAGGCCACACTACAGACGCAGGCACTATTAAGTCATTCAGCTTGTCAATGGTGGTATTGAACACTCTTGAAATAGTGCTGGTGTGGACCCCAACTAAATAAGATAGAAACTGAAGGGGCAAGTTAAGCTTCAGTCTCATTAACGTTATGATGAGTTGCTGGAAACACGTTAGACTTGTGTCTTTCAGGAAGGGATGCATCACATTAAATAATGCCATTAACACATGCACGTTCTTTAACCCAGTGACAGTTGTGACCTTCTCGTCTTTTGTGTATGCGTTCTCAGCGAACAGCTCCGACGACATAGGCCTACGTGCGTCTTTCAGATCCATGTTTTCGTTGCGCAAAGCTTGACAGTCATTCATCAGTGCGCATATGTCATCTGACGAGAGGTCAGTTTGACAGCATGCATCCCTGACGTTGCTGTTATCCTCACAAACAACCATGTCATTCTCACCATCACCATCCAGAACTCTTGATTGCAATTTTGCTTCTGCTTGTTTTCTTTTCATGCTTTCTCTGATGTCAAATTTCTCCAGCTGCTTGAGGGCTCTCTTCTTTTCTGGCGACTTGGTGAACGCGAACACCGTGGGCACGTAGTTTGGCGACAGCGGATCATCACTCTTTGAACCTGGACAAAGATCAGAAAATGTGTCTTATTCACTGTGGACGTACACATTCTGCGTGTGTCGGCTATGTAAAACTTTGCTGATCAATTCGCTACATTGTATCGGTATTCACAAGCCTGCGACATGGCGTCAGTTGCTATGGCGAATTTGAAGTTGTTCAAGTTCATAAATCAGCCCATAAAAGTTATCTGAATACGGGAAATTAGAAATGTAGTGTTAAAATGTGAGAATAGGAAGGTAGAACTACATACCGTGTAAAAAATGTTCACTGCATAGCCGTGTGAAATCAGTTGGCTGCCAGTCCTTTCGATTGATTGCGGCAATCCACCGCTGTCTTCTTATTATATTTTTCGGTATACGATAAAACATAATACCTGGCTTGCAGCCTTGTCTATTCACGCATCCCACAGCACAACATGCGCACACCATTTCtggttattatgttatgttattaaTATGATAAATGTCTTGCGTTACGACCTTGCACTGCATAGGAGGCTATGTTCTTCATAGGCTGATCATTCACTTTTGCCGTCCAGTCATAACGGCACTAGAAcgttgacgtcacatgcaaatcatggatatccattttggaacatttgggaaattgacatttttgtattgggcattccattgttttgCATCGTGGAATGcattgtatactgtatacatttaaaaagcatgctctcaaaatatttgaatgacaagagtTCACACGTACTAGATAatgggacttctgaacagtcatttccagtaataaaatgcaaaagtcaagaaTGGTGGATACGTTGTTTTGaaatgaaactcttcatataaTAATTCTATATGAGATATATGAGGGGTGTCTAACGTCTGGGTGGGCTCCGCCCCCGCCTTCTTTTGCCTGTGTCTCATTCCGCAGATTGGCGATGGCTGGAGCTGGTTGGCTTTGATGGAGGCTACTATAAACGCCTGCCCCCTGCTCTCGATGAGAGCCAGTTTCGTGTTTGGTTttcccagtaggcctacattaggcaCACATGCATTACACTATTATTTTACTGATCTTTTgcatataaaaataaatactttATGTTGACTTGACGCTGCGGTTTGGTCTGGTTTCTTTTTTATGCTTCGGCTGCCTTAAGCCAGTCAGTCCTAGCATTTGGGGGCTTGTCCATGAACTTACACGGGACCTCTTGCACCcaaagcgagaatcatacccctggactagtgtttctcaacgggggtggagCAACCCCCCTGGGGGCGTTGAAGAGCtctggggggcgttgagaaggatacagctgagaggggacggtgcaattgccattggggggcattagtccatttaatttttgaatactaagggggATGTTgtcagggttatgatgaggtcaagggggcgttgggaggcgaATGATGAGTccaagggggcatttgtccaaaaaaggttgagaaccactgccctagaccaACCAGCTCCAGCCATCTCCAATCTGCGGAATGAGACACAGGCACAAGGAGGCGGAGCCCACCCAGACGTTAGACATCCCAGTCCTAACACTGTAAATAGAACATTTCACACATGCGTAGAATAGGTAGAGATAGGAGGTCAAAGTTCATTTATATGACACTACGCATCACATCTCCCACTACAGATGGGATTTCCAAATCACacatgtatttaaatatattaacAAATAATTTAGTCAGTCAGTGGAGTTaatactaagtgtgtgtgtgtgtgtgtgtgtgtgtgtgtgtgtgtgtgtgtgtgtgtgtgtgtgtgtgtgtgtgtgtgtgtgtgtgtgtgtgtgtgtgcgggggggtcaCAAAAGTTTAGAATGGTAAAATTAAGGGTcacttaagaaaaaggttgggaacccatgCATTAGACATTTGTGCATGTACACCACCAGGGCCCTCCAAGACAGGAAAGGTATCCCATGTTCCTGAGGTGCAAAAGAGGCAAGATGACACTGCCGAACGTGGAGAAGCTGAAAAACGGCAATGTCACCAGGCACAGCTTCAGCTGGGGTTCCAGCGGGATGACGTCGGCCAATCCAAACACGAGCAGCGGAGGAAAGTAGGAGAACATCACCATGACGACGGTGTTGGTGACGATCTGCAATGCCCTCTGCTTCAGTGGGTGGACGCCGCTCCTTCCGGAAGGATCCGGCTTCCTCAGAGCGCAGAGGATGCAGACGTCGGCCAGGACGATGATGGGCAGAGCGACGGCGTAAGGCAGCACCAGGAAAGAAGAGCTGACGAGCTGTTCATGCCCATTCGCGAAATACAATCCGTAGCCTGTGGTCAGCATCCACACCAGCACACACGTCGCGTTCACAACCGCCACCTTTTAGAGGAGAGGACAATGAGGAAGATGAAAAGTGCACTGAGCATGGACGACCACCCATTGTTCAACTTGATCACAAAAATTGGCGGAAGCCAAAGGCTCCTCCTACCTGGATGCTCCACCGAAAGGTTTAGAAGATCTTTTATTCCTGCAGCTATCAGAATTTTGAACAAACAGCTGCTGAGTGACTTTTTAATGGTattataatgttgttgagattctttgtgtATTTTTAATTATGgactttatgtatttatttattagctCTTATtcattactgtatgtatttgtcctgtcttcctgttatgtcttgtgtgtatgaccaggtggcactcaataaagtctctctctctctctctctctctctctctctctctctgtctctctctctctctctctctctctctctcactcaccctgtGATTGGAGCTCTGCACCCGGACGTAAGCGATGGGGTGGACCACGGCGAGGTAACAGTTCACGCAGGAGCAGGCCATGAACAGGGGCCGGCCGGCCATGTTGAAGGAATATAGGAAGTTCATGGCCCTCAGCATGGCTTCGTTCCGCATCGCCATGACGTTGATGACACACGGCACGACAGAGAGGTTGTACAGGACGTCCATGACTGCCAGGTGGAGGACGTAGAGGTCATTGGAAGACATAGAGGTCGACGGAGAGGTTGCAGAGGATGTAGTAGAGGTCAAGGTCAAGCTCTTGCACTCCctctgcagcagcagccacagcagccagaTGCTGGCTAGCGCCCCGATGCAGGCGCAGGGGATGCTGAAGGTTGCCCACAGCACCGGGCCCACCAGGAGATCTCTGCAGAAGGGGTCCATCTTATCCTCCGTCTGGTTATCGGAGCTCGCGTTGACGGCAGAGAACAAGGCTCGGACAACCATCATGACTCCTGTGGGTGGGCAAAACAAgccaataaacaaacacacagacaaacaaaagttTGTAGGGATCGGAGGGGAAGAATTAAGTGTATGCATATTCTTGTTTCCTGAGAACAAGGTCTGGACAACCATCATTTTAACTATTAACAAAAGACACAAACGATTTTAGGGATTATTGAGCAAAATAAAACTTATGTACATGTCCATGATATCCATCTATTTACCTGACCACATGACCTGACATCTaatcacaaaacaaacaaatacaaacacacaaacatgcaaacagatGTAGGGATTTTAAAGCAAAAAAATGCATGGCATCCAAATGGATATGAGAGCTCATGTCTCCTGAGAACAAGGACTAGGCCACCATCATGACCCATgtctacaaaacaaacaaacaaacaaacaaacaaacaaaaaaacaaacaaacagagcagAGAAAAACTCCATTGCATGAGTCCATATCAGCAACCATGACGGCTGCTTTTGTTTGCAAAACAAATTGATGAGTTTCTGTCTCAATTTTAAATGCAAAATTATTTGTTGTCAGTAAGTCTAGTACTGGTGAGTAGGGGTGTATATAATAATCCATTTGatatcgatgcatcaatcctacagcccacaattcaattaatcgattcctCTATAAGAGAATCAATTAATGGTTATGGTAACAATACTGTCCATAATAAAGAtgcccctcaaatgaaatgcaTACAGATATTCAGCTTTTGTTGATTTATCTAAAATGAATCAAATCGTGCAGCattccctttaaagggacactgtgcaggaaatggtcaaaaagggtactacaactatgctgctcattgaaactgggctgccagttgtcaaatttgatctttacatgaaagttttctaagtaataaacaaatattttctagtatggtccaagtagagtaatttttgcagctaataatggctatttttggaaattcaaaatggcggaccatggagaagatcccccttttcatgtatgaaaattgcaatttttccagtcataatgaatacttagaatttgatggtggtggtaagtattcatgaaaaaggtaacatttgtgaatgggcagcatgaattctggaaataaacaactaaaaatctcacacagtgtccctttaaggatcgAAAATAGTCAAATCATTGGCCTAAAAAAAATCGATATCGCATCGAATCTCCATGAAgggtgtgatttacacccctaatagcgAGATGAACAGTCAACAAAGTTGCATAATGGTGCAAAATGCAATGCCATAGATTACCAACAAGACTACAATAGAAAGTTGAAGATGTTGATGAGGAGTTACCTTTCACCTGATGTGATGTCTTCTGTTTATCTGTTAGCAGGTGCTGAGACCAAAGAGCTTGCTGGAAAATGTATACCTGATGTACAGATCATATATGGATGTGTGTGATTTGAATAGCCAGGTGTGTATGGTTGGTatgttgcttaaagggacactgtgtgagattttttgttgtttatttccagaattcatgctgccattcactaatgttacctttttcatgaatacttaccaccaccatcaaattctaagtattcattatgactggaaaaattgcacttttcatacatggtccgccattttgaatttccaaaaatagccatttttagcagcaaaaatgactgtacttgaaccatactagaaaatattagtttattacttagtaaacttccatgtgaagatcaaatttggcaatgggcagcccagtttcaatgagcagcatagctgcagtaccttttttgaccatttcctgcacagtgtccctttaaatattaaGACCTATGGCATACTGTGATTCTGTGACAAAACGGCTGTAGGTGTGACTATACTGAATTCAGACTAGTGACTCAcactaatagtaataataatacttacatagcgcctttcaaaacaccctagGTCGCTTAAATAAAATAGTTTACTCAGGTGCGAGACTGTGAGGGATTACCACAATATACTGTATTCAATGAGGGATTGCCACTATATACAGTTTATTTGGATGCTTTATAGCATAATGCCTGTACAGTACTTGTACAGTACAATACTTGTAGGAATAAATACTTGTGGAATAAAACAACTTTGCAACCGTGTCAACAATGGTGTTTCCCATGGACAACCAGCAACACatactctaataaagacagttgtataggtactctaggtgtaatgtatgtgtgctgtctatgtctaattgtctatgtccacacctagagtctctagaacaggcgtcaccaacgtggtgcccgtgggcctataaagaatatttccttataaaGTATAAGCAATTTATCATTCAATCTGGTGTGAATTgcgaatgatgtcaagacatcagtagaggattttgaacaaaagtagccctcgggtagcccttggttgcccctggtagccctctgacccagaaaggttggggacccctgctctagagtatatgtctatgtctgtatggcgAAGTAAGAAACATACAGTATCTTACATAGTATGAGCTTTACATTGTCTGATTATATAATAATAGAAAACAGACAATGAACTGCAGGTCACAGGTGCTGCTGCCCAAtggaaactagagatgcaccggatccaagatccggttccggatccggcaggataatagggtttttcacaggatccggatccggttccaggatccaggatacGGTAGCCGCGGCTTTTCAGTCacaatagtttgagccaacgtgataaaaagggatcacgtgtgtgagtaggctatgtgtttcaaccctttcgtaggatccggtatccggttccggatccggcaggatcttaagcagtggatctggtatgcggcaggatcctaaaaatcaggatccggtgcatctctaatggaAACACTTTTGTGTTTATATTGCAATAGAAAACAGACAATGAACTGCAGAGGTCACAGGTGCTGCTGCCGAAATGCAAACACGATTGTGTTTATATTGCAAACACACCATCCATGATCCATCATAATGCCCCTGACCCTGACTGCTGAACACCTGGGTATTCAAATCAGTGTGTGGCCTCTTCGGAGGTATTTCCGATAGTAATATGGGTGCTGAAAAGGTCAGTCTGAATGCCTTTCATTTTTAAATAacatgataaacaaatttacaatcaatgtagccccataatgcacgccgtacctcctgtagcacgctgtgatagtcattaacccattgacgcctggggcacctgcaaaaaaaggtgctgaatgcctgagcctaaAAAAGCTGCCTCAGCCTATAAgaacttaaatatctcagcttctgaagcacatgaaaatatACACCAAGTTACattttaaacactaagacccccatctttcattagaatgtgttcattcatctcaagcaAACAGAGATTttgaataaagttgtctcaaatctcatgggcctggatgttgcgtaatgcagctccaggcgccagggccaatgttgcgcaacgcaatatcaggcatcaaagggttaaaacgttaactaccatagtactaccctATTGTGACataacacggggcctttagtaatgcactatgacttggtcattgccattccggtaacagcaaatatataacggcgtgtcttaatgggttaacacAGAAAAGACACAAGTGTTCTTGCCCAATAATATCAGCTCAGCTTGTTATAGGAACACGGcatcgtcatcatcctcatctctGTCCCTATGATGACTGCTGTAGGACACCTGTGTATTCAAATCCGTGAACGCCAACCGTGTCACTAGATGTCAACCCAAGCTAAACATCATCCATCACCTCTCATGGCTATTACATTACAAGATGCTCCTTTAGGGGGAGCTGGCAGCAGGTCTGAGGTAAGTGTAATAGAGTAgagtgggccctgccgtggccaactggtagggcactcgcctgccatgcggctgacctgggtttgattcccggcccgggtcctttgccgacccctccccgtctctctcccaattcgcttcctgtccacctctcacactgtcctatcaatagcgttggaaaagacaaaaaaaaacaaaaagtaatAGAGTGGAGAGGTGTagagtagtgtttcccaacctatgggtcgggacccaacctatgggtcgccaaagatccacagggggtcgcggagccctcttgattttaaggggtttaattttaaatacaagcccatgttgaataaatgcatttaactaataaatgcattgaagcaacaaatagtaagtgctacattaatcatttattctatatttgaccaaagacgaaattgaggaataaaataactaaaattagttttcgcaggaaacggagggcattaTGTGACTCTCTCTCGTGCGGCTGCTTacacagttgggtcaccaaagcttacaatcgtaaaaacatgggtccctgaagaaaaaggttgggaaccactggtgcagAGGGAAGTGGCTCTTCATTGACCCCAGTCCAGATTTACATTGGAAATGTATaatttccttaaagggacactgtgtgagatttgtagttgtttatttccttaATTCATATGgcaaattcactaatgttacctttttcatgaatacttaccaccaccatcaaattctaagtattcattatgactggaaaaaatgcacttttcatacatgaaaagggggatcttcttcatagttgaatgtccaaaaaatagccatttttagctagactctacttggaccatactaggaaatatttgtttattacttagtaaaatttaatgtaaagatcaaatttggcaataggcagcccagtttcaatgagcagcatagtggcagtaccttttttgaccatttcctgcattgCTTTTATAGCTGATTATTTTATATTgctataaaaatatatttgttttgACAATGAGTACAGGCATTTTTTTAACATTGCAATGTGCATTTGACACTTGACACTATTGGCACCTGGTACATGTGTAGCTACCTCAGCTggagatggagagtgtgtgtgtgtgtgtgtgtgtgtgtgtgtgtgtgtgtgtgtgtgtgtgtgtgtgtgtgtgtgtgtgtgtgtgtgtgtgtgtgtgtgtgtgtgtgtgtgtgtgtgtgtgtgtgtgtgtgtgtgcgtgtgtgcgtgtgtgtgcatgcacgccgtGTGTGCGCTGACATCTGACCTCATGTGTGACGTATGGACAGCTGCTCAGTAGATGGCCCTGGAATTCAAATCTAGACTGGACGTTGCCATATAAATGTCATAGACACAGGGTACCCTGGTCtgggcatatactgtacatgttacaCCACATGAGAGAGGTCTACTACACCATCCATACAGGTATGATCAATACAGGATGAACTATTATGCTGGGAAATACACATTTTGCATGTAATTTAACATATATGAGCTGTTCAGGACACAGATCTTGAGGACATTAAGATGAACTTCAAGTGTTGTGGAATCTCACTGTGAAAAAAGTGATTTTCTGATCCAGATCTTTCCTGTATTTTAACGCAGAATTTTAAAAAATTGTTTTATAGGTATTACCATGTCTACAGAGTTCGCATCGCCGAATGTCACCAACAACATCACTAGTGTGGTATTCGATCCATATTCCTGTACCGATAGGCCTGTTGGTTCTCTGGTCTGGTCCATATTCTGTGGGACTTCTGTATTGGTCGGTGTACCCGCTAGCTTTTGGCTACTGTGGGTGTTCGTCCAGAAGCACCGTAGTGGCTTGACTAACGACGTCTTCATGTTTAACCTCACCATCATGGACCTGATCTTCAACATCCTCCTAATTCCCAACGTGGTAAACT from Engraulis encrasicolus isolate BLACKSEA-1 chromosome 17, IST_EnEncr_1.0, whole genome shotgun sequence carries:
- the LOC134467521 gene encoding uncharacterized protein LOC134467521, which codes for MVCACCAVGCVNRQGCKPGIMFYRIPKNIIRRQRWIAAINRKDWQPTDFTRLCSEHFLHGSKSDDPLSPNYVPTVFAFTKSPEKKRALKQLEKFDIRESMKRKQAEAKLQSRVLDGDGENDMVVCEDNSNVRDACCQTDLSSDDICALMNDCQALRNENMDLKDARRPMSSELFAENAYTKDEKVTTVTGLKNVHVLMALFNVMHPFLKDTSLTCFQQLIITLMRLKLNLPLQFLSYLVGVHTSTISRVFNTTIDKLNDLIVPASVVWPEREEVQVSLPMCFRKEFGNCMAIIDCFEIFIEKSKDFQARAKTFSQYKSHNTMKYLIGITPQGVISFISKGWGGRTPDPHITANSGFLDHLLPDDLILADRGFPINEQVGLYCARVITPAFTRGKKQLSAIDVEDSRRVASVRIHVERVIGLARCKYRMLQGPVPITLLQIHDEDGYTTLDKIVRVACALTNLCPSVVPIE